In a single window of the Helicobacter felis ATCC 49179 genome:
- the uvrB gene encoding excinuclease ABC subunit UvrB: MPNFQLHAPYAMSLEQEKVVQTLSEGVEQGARYQTLIGVTGSGKTFSMANLIARLQMPTLIMSHNKTLCAQLYSEFKGFFPKNHVEYFISHFDYYQPESYIPRRDLFIEKDSSINEDLERLRLSAVTSLLSYEDVIVVASVSANYGLGNPAEYLSMLEKIQVGQVRPYKQFLLKLVEMGYSRQEILERGKFRVVGECVDIFPAYNDENFIRIEFFGDEIERITSMDALENTPLKQLDSYPLYAANAFIVSPERLQQAIKDIEQELQARLSFFKQAQKPLEYERLKTRTEFDLEMISATGICKGIENYARHFTGKQEGETPYTLMDYFAQKQRPFLVIVDESHVSLPQFKGMYAGDLSRKQVLVDYGFRLPCALDNRPLQYEEFITKPPHFLFVSATPNPLELELSQGHIAQQIIRPTGLLDPEYEVRPVANQVRDLFESIKEVVSRHERVLVTTLTKRMAEELCKHYLEWGLRVQYLHSDIDAIERNHLIRELRLGVFDVLIGINLLREGLDLPEVSLVAILDADKEGFLRSETSLIQTMGRAARHVRGKVLFYADKITASMQKAMQISDERRAKQKAFNAEHGIEPKSVQRHVEEELIDSLPAKPKRSKALEKMPKSEKDRLIKTLRAQMQQRAKVLDFEEAARLRDEIARIRL, translated from the coding sequence ATGCCAAATTTTCAATTACACGCCCCCTATGCGATGAGTTTAGAGCAAGAAAAGGTCGTGCAAACTTTGAGTGAGGGGGTAGAACAAGGGGCGCGTTACCAGACTTTAATTGGAGTTACGGGTAGTGGCAAGACCTTTAGCATGGCCAATTTGATCGCGCGCTTGCAAATGCCCACTTTGATCATGAGTCATAATAAAACCCTATGCGCCCAACTTTACAGCGAGTTTAAAGGCTTCTTCCCTAAAAACCATGTGGAATACTTTATCTCCCACTTTGATTACTACCAGCCCGAGTCCTACATCCCCAGACGCGATCTCTTCATAGAAAAGGATAGCTCGATCAATGAAGATTTAGAACGCCTGCGCTTGAGCGCAGTAACTTCATTGCTGAGTTATGAGGATGTGATTGTGGTCGCTAGTGTATCGGCTAATTATGGGCTGGGCAACCCTGCTGAGTATTTGAGCATGCTAGAAAAAATCCAAGTAGGGCAAGTGCGCCCCTATAAGCAATTCTTGCTCAAGCTCGTAGAAATGGGCTATAGTCGCCAAGAAATCTTAGAGCGGGGTAAATTTAGGGTAGTGGGAGAATGTGTAGATATTTTCCCCGCCTATAATGATGAAAACTTTATTCGCATCGAGTTTTTTGGCGATGAGATCGAGCGCATCACTAGCATGGACGCGCTGGAGAACACCCCCCTAAAGCAACTAGACTCTTACCCCCTCTATGCGGCAAATGCCTTTATTGTCAGTCCAGAGCGTTTGCAACAAGCCATTAAAGACATTGAGCAAGAATTACAGGCACGCCTAAGCTTTTTCAAACAAGCCCAAAAGCCCCTAGAATACGAACGCCTCAAAACCCGCACCGAATTTGATTTAGAGATGATTAGTGCGACTGGCATTTGTAAGGGCATTGAGAATTATGCGCGCCACTTCACGGGCAAACAAGAGGGGGAGACCCCCTATACTTTGATGGACTACTTCGCCCAAAAGCAACGCCCCTTTTTGGTGATAGTTGACGAGTCGCATGTGAGTTTGCCCCAATTTAAGGGCATGTATGCGGGGGATTTGAGCCGTAAGCAAGTCTTGGTAGATTACGGCTTTAGATTGCCCTGTGCGCTGGATAATCGCCCGCTCCAATATGAAGAGTTTATCACCAAACCCCCCCATTTTCTCTTTGTCTCAGCTACCCCTAACCCCCTAGAGTTAGAACTCTCACAAGGTCATATCGCCCAGCAGATTATCCGCCCCACCGGATTACTAGACCCTGAGTATGAGGTGCGCCCCGTGGCTAATCAAGTGCGGGATTTATTTGAGAGCATTAAAGAGGTGGTGAGCAGACATGAGCGCGTGCTGGTTACTACCTTGACTAAGCGCATGGCGGAGGAATTATGCAAGCACTATTTAGAATGGGGCTTGAGGGTGCAGTATCTGCATAGCGATATTGATGCCATTGAGCGCAACCATTTGATTAGAGAGCTTAGATTAGGGGTTTTTGATGTGCTCATTGGGATCAACTTATTAAGAGAGGGGCTAGACTTGCCAGAAGTCTCTTTAGTGGCGATCTTGGATGCGGATAAAGAGGGGTTTTTACGCAGTGAAACCAGTTTGATTCAGACGATGGGGCGCGCGGCTCGGCATGTGCGTGGCAAGGTGCTTTTTTATGCCGATAAAATCACAGCAAGCATGCAAAAAGCGATGCAAATTAGCGATGAGAGACGGGCTAAACAAAAAGCCTTTAATGCAGAACATGGCATTGAGCCTAAAAGCGTGCAAAGACATGTTGAAGAAGAATTGATCGATAGCCTGCCTGCCAAACCCAAACGCTCCAAAGCCCTAGAAAAAATGCCTAAGAGTGAAAAGGATCGCTTAATCAAAACTTTAAGGGCGCAAATGCAACAACGCGCTAAGGTGTTGGACTTTGAAGAGGCGGCAAGATTGCGCGATGAGATCGCACGCATTAGGTTGTAG
- a CDS encoding radical SAM protein, with product MPYDFIAQLVDFWFAHRNCAKVELAALEPLLYKDGARTIIDVCQMVSKHYTPSITTNGFFLDKYDQRLKDCTKKIRISLHAMDRQNYRQIMGFDGFDRVVSNIENATKTGLNISLNRVLLRGYTHDLKAQIEFVDRLGISLKLFDLYYTEDIAQNYQRYYISVQEALQEVLDAGLITYAHQEEANRDRVVFTTQNGSRVEYKQHALASKNHLPCSLCNKAKQCIEGYKDYLRVFPNKWATFCYMRQDLDFPLVDSQGHFQMQQQEDYRLIPLRLCLVDTCNYNCGYPGDKASWCLKRFRPFTYLSKR from the coding sequence ATGCCCTATGACTTTATTGCGCAGTTAGTGGATTTTTGGTTTGCCCATCGTAATTGCGCTAAGGTCGAGTTGGCTGCCCTAGAGCCTTTGCTTTACAAAGATGGCGCACGGACAATCATAGATGTGTGTCAGATGGTCAGCAAACATTACACACCCTCTATCACTACGAATGGCTTTTTCTTGGATAAATATGATCAACGCTTAAAAGATTGCACCAAGAAGATTCGCATCTCCCTCCACGCGATGGATCGCCAAAATTACCGGCAAATCATGGGGTTTGATGGCTTTGATCGTGTGGTGAGCAATATAGAAAACGCCACAAAGACTGGGCTTAATATTTCCTTAAACAGAGTTTTGCTCAGGGGGTATACCCACGATTTAAAAGCCCAAATTGAGTTTGTGGATCGACTAGGGATTTCTTTAAAGCTTTTCGATCTGTATTACACAGAGGACATTGCCCAAAACTACCAACGCTATTATATCAGCGTGCAAGAGGCTCTTCAAGAGGTCTTAGACGCGGGCTTGATCACCTACGCACACCAAGAGGAGGCCAATCGTGATCGCGTGGTGTTTACAACACAAAATGGATCGCGTGTGGAATACAAGCAACATGCTTTGGCTAGCAAAAACCATCTCCCTTGTTCTCTCTGTAATAAAGCTAAACAATGCATCGAGGGTTATAAGGATTATTTGAGGGTATTCCCTAACAAATGGGCAACTTTTTGTTATATGCGCCAAGATTTAGATTTCCCCCTAGTAGATTCTCAAGGGCACTTCCAAATGCAGCAACAGGAAGATTATCGCTTGATTCCCTTGCGATTGTGTCTTGTGGATACTTGCAATTATAATTGTGGCTATCCCGGGGATAAGGCTTCATGGTGTTTGAAACGCTTTAGACCTTTTACTTATTTATCAAAGAGGTGA